A DNA window from Borrelia sp. HM contains the following coding sequences:
- the rpoC gene encoding DNA-directed RNA polymerase subunit beta', whose product MKEIKDFEKIRIKIASPEQIRNWSYGEVKKSETINYRTLRPEKDGLFCERIFGTTKEWECYCGKFKSIRYKGIICDRCNVEVTHFKVRRERMGHIELSAPVAHIWYYKYIPSRIGLLLDITASNLNSILYYEKYIVIEPGDTDLKKMQLLNEDEYSEAKERYGMSFSASMGAEAIKTLLENLDLDELSSKLRLQMIDKDDKTDKKLLRRLEIIENFKVSGNKPSWMILDVLPVIPPEIRPMVQLDGGRFATSDLNDLYRRVINRNNRLRKLLLLNAPEIIVRNEKRMLQESVDSLFDNSHKRKVVKGTSNRPLKSLSDALKGKQGRFRQNLLGKRVDYSGRSVIVVGPELKLHQCGIPAKMALELFKPFVIRKLIESESVFNIKRAKSLIEQEVDEVWQILDNVIKEHPVLLNRAPTLHRLGIQAFEPVLVEGKAIKLHPLVCHAYNADFDGDQMAVHVPLTPAAQAESWALMLSTNNLLNPANGHPIVFPSQDIVLGLYYLTMEKKNVIGEGRKFANYNHVLLAINSKCLDYNARIYVKVDGAYTETTAGRVVFNEALPDRIAFVNKTLSDYELQALISEVYVVHGSSIVIEMLDIIKELGFKYATKFGCTISMSDIIVPQEKKEYVERANKEITKIQNDYSKGVITGEERYNNVVSVWSKTNEELTNRMMEILKKDKDGFNVIYMMADSGARGSKNQIRQLAGMRGLMAKTSGDIIELPIISNFKEGLSVIEFFISTNGARKGLADTALKTADAGYLTRRLVDIAQDVVVRIEDCGTINGIKVEALKHGEEVAEPLREKAVGSYSIERIKNPITGEIILDVNEEVTEDKIKLLETVGIDKLVIRSVLTCEAEHGVCQKCYGRDFSNNKPVNIGEAVGIIAAQSIGQPGTQLTMRTFHIGGVAQAGSEDDKISLKNSFILNGIEGFNVNIDGGLLFTRKGTLKIINVLYEEDMKSVKELRVLDSQKVIKGMPLFTNQEGIDVISSCIGYTKIKDDKIMIVSEEQEVSLKAGTRLEINVGDYVNAGRIIGTFDPFAEPIIAELKGKVKFKDVILGTTLKEEINLETGNIEKRITDQVFESLDPRILIINDRGIEIASYVLPGDAYLQVEDGQDVNIGDIIAKLSKGSEKTQDITGGLPRVNDLFETRIPKNLTEMAKVSGVVQFKSIQKGKRLINVLDEYGVEHKHYIPAGKHLLVRDGDIVKAGDMLCDGRINPHDVLEILGGISLQEFLLAEIQDVYRKQGVSINDKHIGVIIKQMMKKVKIVSVGDTNFVYNQKVDKHTFYEQNQRVIEQGGEPAVASPILIGITKTSLNIDSFISAASFQETTKVLTDASIAGSIDDLKGLKENVVIGHLIPTGTGMNLYKRVKVKEKSSSEI is encoded by the coding sequence ATGAAAGAGATAAAAGATTTTGAAAAGATAAGAATAAAGATAGCATCTCCTGAGCAGATTAGAAATTGGTCTTATGGAGAAGTTAAAAAATCTGAAACTATTAATTATAGAACTTTAAGACCTGAGAAAGATGGTCTTTTTTGTGAAAGAATTTTTGGAACGACAAAAGAATGGGAATGTTATTGTGGCAAATTTAAATCTATAAGGTATAAGGGTATTATTTGTGATCGTTGTAATGTTGAGGTTACTCATTTTAAAGTTAGACGTGAAAGAATGGGGCATATTGAATTATCAGCACCTGTTGCTCATATTTGGTATTATAAATATATTCCTTCTAGAATTGGTCTTTTGCTTGATATTACAGCTTCTAATTTAAATTCTATTCTTTATTATGAGAAATATATTGTAATTGAACCAGGTGATACAGACCTTAAGAAAATGCAACTTTTAAATGAAGATGAATACTCTGAAGCAAAAGAGAGATATGGGATGTCTTTTAGTGCTTCAATGGGTGCTGAAGCAATTAAAACTTTACTTGAAAATCTTGATCTTGACGAACTTTCATCTAAGCTTAGACTTCAAATGATTGATAAGGATGATAAAACAGATAAAAAGCTTTTAAGACGTCTTGAGATTATTGAGAATTTTAAAGTTTCTGGTAATAAGCCATCATGGATGATTCTTGATGTGCTTCCTGTAATTCCACCAGAAATTAGACCAATGGTTCAGCTTGATGGGGGAAGATTTGCGACTTCTGATCTTAATGATCTGTATAGACGAGTAATTAATAGGAATAATCGTTTAAGAAAGCTTTTGTTGCTTAATGCGCCTGAGATTATTGTAAGAAATGAAAAAAGAATGTTACAAGAATCAGTAGATTCTCTTTTTGATAATTCACATAAGAGAAAAGTTGTTAAGGGTACATCCAATAGACCGCTTAAATCTCTTTCTGATGCATTAAAGGGTAAGCAAGGTAGATTTAGGCAAAACCTTCTTGGTAAGAGAGTTGATTATTCAGGTCGTTCTGTAATTGTTGTTGGACCTGAACTTAAGTTACATCAGTGTGGTATTCCTGCAAAGATGGCGCTTGAGCTTTTTAAGCCGTTTGTAATTAGAAAATTAATTGAGAGTGAATCTGTCTTTAATATAAAAAGAGCAAAAAGTTTAATTGAGCAAGAAGTGGATGAGGTATGGCAGATTTTAGATAATGTTATTAAAGAACATCCTGTTCTTTTAAATCGGGCCCCAACCCTTCATAGATTAGGAATACAAGCTTTTGAGCCAGTTTTAGTTGAAGGTAAGGCCATCAAGTTGCATCCTCTTGTTTGTCATGCTTATAATGCTGACTTTGATGGTGACCAGATGGCTGTACATGTTCCATTAACTCCTGCAGCACAGGCTGAGAGCTGGGCTTTAATGCTTTCAACTAATAATCTTTTAAACCCTGCTAATGGACATCCTATTGTATTTCCATCTCAAGATATTGTGTTAGGTCTTTATTACTTAACTATGGAGAAAAAAAATGTAATTGGAGAAGGACGTAAATTCGCTAATTACAACCATGTTCTTCTTGCAATTAATAGTAAATGTTTAGACTATAATGCACGTATTTATGTTAAGGTTGATGGGGCATATACAGAAACTACCGCGGGACGTGTTGTATTTAACGAAGCTTTGCCAGATAGGATTGCATTTGTCAATAAAACTCTTAGTGATTATGAGTTGCAGGCTTTAATTTCTGAGGTTTATGTTGTTCATGGTTCATCTATTGTCATTGAAATGTTAGATATTATAAAAGAGCTTGGTTTTAAATATGCGACTAAATTTGGATGTACAATAAGCATGAGTGATATTATTGTTCCTCAAGAGAAAAAAGAATATGTAGAGAGGGCTAATAAAGAAATTACAAAAATACAAAATGATTATTCAAAAGGTGTTATTACTGGAGAAGAGAGATATAACAATGTTGTTTCTGTTTGGTCAAAAACAAATGAAGAGCTTACTAATAGGATGATGGAGATTCTTAAAAAAGATAAGGATGGATTTAATGTAATTTATATGATGGCTGATTCTGGTGCTCGTGGAAGTAAGAACCAAATAAGACAGCTTGCAGGAATGAGAGGATTAATGGCTAAGACCTCTGGGGATATTATTGAGCTTCCAATTATTTCTAATTTTAAGGAAGGACTTTCTGTAATAGAGTTCTTTATATCTACAAATGGTGCAAGAAAGGGACTTGCAGATACAGCTCTTAAAACGGCCGATGCTGGATATTTAACACGAAGATTAGTTGATATTGCTCAAGATGTAGTTGTTAGAATAGAGGATTGTGGAACTATTAATGGTATAAAGGTTGAGGCTTTAAAGCATGGTGAAGAAGTAGCTGAGCCTTTAAGAGAAAAAGCTGTTGGAAGTTATTCAATTGAAAGAATCAAAAATCCTATTACGGGTGAAATTATTTTGGATGTAAATGAGGAAGTTACAGAGGATAAGATAAAATTATTAGAAACCGTTGGTATTGACAAACTTGTAATTAGATCTGTTTTAACTTGTGAAGCTGAGCATGGAGTTTGTCAAAAATGTTATGGTCGGGATTTTTCAAATAATAAGCCTGTTAATATTGGAGAGGCTGTTGGAATAATAGCTGCCCAGTCAATAGGTCAACCAGGAACACAGCTTACTATGCGAACTTTTCATATTGGTGGAGTTGCACAGGCAGGTAGTGAGGATGATAAGATTTCGCTAAAAAATTCTTTTATTCTTAATGGGATAGAGGGGTTTAATGTTAATATTGATGGTGGATTGCTTTTTACAAGAAAAGGAACCTTGAAAATAATAAATGTTCTTTATGAAGAAGATATGAAGAGTGTTAAAGAGCTTAGAGTTTTGGATTCTCAAAAGGTAATTAAAGGAATGCCTTTATTTACAAATCAAGAAGGTATTGATGTAATATCATCTTGTATTGGTTATACTAAGATTAAGGATGACAAGATTATGATTGTCTCTGAAGAACAAGAGGTATCTTTAAAAGCTGGTACGAGACTTGAAATCAATGTGGGTGATTATGTTAATGCTGGTCGTATAATTGGGACATTTGATCCTTTTGCAGAACCAATTATTGCTGAACTTAAAGGAAAGGTTAAATTTAAAGATGTTATTTTAGGTACAACTTTAAAAGAGGAAATAAATCTTGAAACTGGAAATATTGAGAAAAGAATTACAGATCAAGTTTTTGAGTCTCTTGACCCTCGAATTTTAATTATTAATGACAGAGGGATTGAGATTGCATCTTATGTGCTTCCTGGAGATGCTTATCTGCAGGTTGAAGATGGACAAGATGTTAACATAGGAGATATCATTGCTAAGCTTTCTAAAGGTTCTGAGAAGACTCAAGATATTACAGGTGGTCTTCCTAGAGTTAATGATTTGTTTGAAACAAGAATTCCAAAGAATCTAACAGAAATGGCTAAGGTAAGTGGAGTTGTTCAATTTAAATCAATTCAGAAAGGTAAAAGGCTTATTAATGTTTTAGACGAGTATGGGGTTGAACATAAACATTATATTCCTGCTGGTAAACATCTTTTAGTTAGAGATGGAGATATTGTAAAGGCTGGAGATATGCTTTGTGATGGAAGAATTAATCCTCATGATGTTCTTGAAATTCTTGGTGGTATTAGTTTGCAAGAATTTTTATTAGCAGAAATTCAAGATGTTTATCGAAAGCAAGGTGTAAGTATTAATGATAAGCATATTGGTGTAATTATTAAGCAAATGATGAAAAAAGTTAAGATTGTATCTGTTGGTGATACTAATTTTGTTTATAATCAGAAAGTAGATAAGCATACTTTTTATGAGCAAAATCAAAGGGTAATTGAGCAAGGTGGTGAGCCAGCGGTAGCTAGTCCAATTCTTATTGGAATAACAAAAACTTCTCTTAATATAGATTCATTTATTTCAGCTGCTTCTTTTCAAGAAACAACTAAAGTGTTAACAGATGCTTCAATTGCAGGTAGTATTGATGATCTTAAAGGTCTTAAGGAAAATGTTGTAATTGGACATTTAATTCCTACAGGAACAGGTATGAATTTGTATAAAAGAGTGAAAGTAAAAGAAAAATCAAGCTCTGAAATATAG
- the secE gene encoding preprotein translocase subunit SecE, with translation MFKFIKESVLELKKITWPKYSEVIGSGKQVFWLVFFVSIFLGIVDYIMYLAITYIF, from the coding sequence GTGTTTAAATTTATTAAAGAAAGTGTTTTAGAACTTAAAAAAATAACATGGCCTAAATATAGTGAAGTAATAGGTAGTGGAAAACAAGTTTTTTGGTTAGTTTTTTTTGTTTCAATTTTTTTAGGTATAGTGGATTATATCATGTATCTTGCTATAACCTATATATTTTAA
- the rplK gene encoding 50S ribosomal protein L11 — protein MSNVSKKKKEIAWVKLQVPAGQAAPGAKIGQALGPHGVSGPQFVKEFNERTAKMEPGIVVPVIITIYRDKSFSFVIKTPPASILIKKAIGIEIGSKKSNTDKVGTITKEKIMEIAKVKMPDLNAKTEKAAFKIIAGSARSMGVEVEK, from the coding sequence ATGTCTAATGTGTCTAAGAAGAAAAAAGAGATTGCTTGGGTTAAGCTTCAAGTTCCAGCTGGCCAGGCTGCCCCAGGAGCCAAAATAGGTCAGGCCCTTGGGCCTCATGGTGTTAGCGGTCCTCAGTTTGTTAAGGAATTTAATGAAAGAACAGCTAAAATGGAACCAGGGATTGTTGTGCCTGTTATTATTACTATTTACAGAGATAAGAGTTTTTCATTTGTTATAAAAACTCCTCCAGCTTCTATTTTAATTAAAAAGGCTATTGGAATAGAAATAGGATCTAAGAAGTCAAATACAGATAAAGTTGGAACTATAACAAAAGAAAAGATAATGGAAATTGCAAAGGTCAAAATGCCTGATTTAAATGCAAAAACTGAGAAAGCGGCATTTAAAATCATTGCAGGAAGTGCTCGTTCTATGGGTGTTGAGGTGGAAAAATAA
- the rpsL gene encoding 30S ribosomal protein S12, with the protein MPTINQLIRKPRKRRKEETASPALQNCPQRRGICTRVMTVTPKKPNSALRKVARVRLSNGFEVTAYIPGIGHNLQEHSVVLIRGGRVKDLPGVRYHIIRGAKDTLGVNNRKQSRSKYGTKKPKA; encoded by the coding sequence ATGCCTACAATTAATCAACTAATTAGGAAGCCAAGAAAGAGACGAAAGGAAGAAACAGCATCTCCTGCGCTTCAAAATTGTCCTCAAAGAAGAGGAATTTGTACTCGTGTAATGACTGTTACACCTAAAAAACCTAATTCAGCATTAAGAAAAGTAGCTCGTGTTAGGCTTTCAAATGGATTTGAGGTAACAGCTTATATTCCAGGGATTGGTCATAATTTACAAGAGCACTCAGTTGTTCTTATCAGAGGCGGGCGAGTTAAAGATTTGCCAGGTGTTAGGTACCATATTATTAGAGGGGCTAAAGATACACTTGGTGTTAATAATAGAAAGCAAAGTCGTTCTAAATATGGAACTAAAAAACCAAAAGCTTAA
- the nusG gene encoding transcription termination/antitermination protein NusG has translation MSRAWYVLQTFSQYERKIEQEIRLLINEGIFGSNVLDVKAPIERVEEIKNGKKRIRERKIWPGYILIELDLPEQEWKNTVADIVKIPGVVSFVGTNKEQKPLPISDEEVKSVFMLAGEIKADKSIFILYDFEEGERVRIKGGPFDSFEGIIGTIDYEKKKLKVAVQIFGRSTPVEVDFQHIEKI, from the coding sequence ATGTCCAGGGCCTGGTATGTATTGCAAACTTTTTCTCAGTATGAAAGGAAGATAGAACAAGAGATAAGACTTTTAATCAATGAGGGTATTTTTGGTAGTAATGTTTTAGATGTGAAGGCCCCTATTGAAAGGGTAGAGGAAATAAAAAATGGGAAAAAGCGTATAAGGGAAAGAAAGATTTGGCCAGGGTATATTCTTATTGAATTGGATCTTCCTGAACAAGAATGGAAAAATACAGTTGCTGATATTGTCAAGATTCCAGGTGTTGTAAGTTTTGTTGGAACTAATAAAGAGCAAAAACCTCTTCCAATTAGTGATGAGGAAGTCAAAAGTGTCTTTATGCTTGCTGGAGAGATTAAGGCAGACAAGTCTATTTTCATACTTTATGATTTTGAAGAAGGTGAACGGGTTAGAATTAAGGGAGGACCTTTTGATTCTTTTGAGGGTATTATTGGGACTATTGATTATGAGAAAAAAAAGCTAAAAGTTGCAGTTCAAATTTTTGGAAGGTCAACTCCTGTTGAAGTTGATTTTCAGCATATAGAAAAAATTTAA
- the rplA gene encoding 50S ribosomal protein L1, which yields MAKSGKKYMQALSKVDKLKSYSLDDAINLLKEIKFVKFDETIDVSINLNLKKNHTVRDTVVLPNQFMKEKRILVFAKGVKADEAREAGASYVGDDDLINKVKDGFNEFDVVVATPDMMKDVGKLGPILGKRGLMPNPKTQTITNDLKSAIASLKKGRTEFRANKNGVINFSLGKSSMDNKMIKENYDQFIKELLKKRPSDLKGTFVNSVYMTSTMGPSVKIDFV from the coding sequence ATGGCTAAGAGTGGAAAAAAATATATGCAAGCTCTATCTAAGGTGGATAAGCTTAAATCTTATAGCTTAGATGATGCTATAAATTTATTAAAAGAAATTAAGTTTGTTAAGTTTGATGAAACTATAGACGTATCTATTAATCTTAACTTGAAGAAGAATCATACGGTTAGAGATACGGTTGTTTTACCAAATCAATTTATGAAAGAGAAGAGAATACTTGTGTTTGCAAAGGGTGTTAAAGCTGATGAAGCTAGAGAGGCTGGTGCTTCTTATGTTGGGGATGATGACCTTATAAATAAGGTGAAAGATGGATTTAATGAATTTGATGTTGTTGTTGCAACACCTGATATGATGAAAGATGTGGGAAAACTTGGTCCTATTTTGGGTAAAAGAGGATTAATGCCAAATCCTAAGACACAAACTATTACAAATGACTTAAAGAGTGCAATAGCTAGTTTGAAGAAGGGGCGTACAGAGTTCAGAGCGAATAAAAATGGTGTTATCAATTTTTCTCTTGGTAAGTCTTCTATGGATAATAAGATGATAAAAGAAAATTATGATCAATTTATTAAGGAATTACTTAAGAAGCGACCAAGTGACTTAAAGGGTACTTTTGTAAATAGTGTTTACATGACATCTACCATGGGGCCTTCTGTAAAGATCGATTTTGTTTAG
- the rplL gene encoding 50S ribosomal protein L7/L12: protein MALSKEDILTWLEEAKTSEVVELITAIEEKFGVTAASVAVAVGSGSAVSSVEEQTEFDVMLVSFGDNKINVIKEVRAITGLGLGEAKTLVESVPKAVKEGISKADAEEIKKKLEAVGAKVEIK, encoded by the coding sequence ATGGCACTAAGTAAAGAAGATATTTTGACATGGCTTGAAGAAGCTAAAACATCTGAGGTTGTTGAACTTATAACAGCTATTGAGGAAAAATTTGGGGTTACTGCTGCTTCGGTTGCTGTTGCTGTTGGATCTGGTTCTGCAGTAAGTAGTGTTGAGGAACAGACAGAATTTGATGTTATGCTTGTATCTTTTGGAGATAATAAGATTAATGTTATTAAAGAGGTAAGGGCTATTACTGGACTTGGACTTGGAGAAGCTAAAACTTTAGTTGAGTCTGTTCCTAAGGCGGTTAAGGAAGGTATTTCAAAAGCAGATGCTGAGGAAATTAAGAAGAAATTAGAAGCAGTTGGTGCAAAAGTTGAAATTAAGTAA
- the rplJ gene encoding 50S ribosomal protein L10: MSAKINPRKVEMFNLLKEFLNNKDNIFFLDYRGLTVAELTDLRNKVEKEKGELKVVKNNIMKRVLKDKLIDGLDPYLLGPTAVITAVDEANIIAKIFYDFTKNTTLKVKGGFVLGEIYNEAKLNAYSKLPTKKEAISLFISVLKAPISKLARTLKAVSDVKV, from the coding sequence ATGAGTGCAAAGATAAACCCTAGAAAGGTTGAAATGTTTAATTTATTAAAAGAGTTTTTAAATAATAAGGATAATATTTTTTTCTTGGATTATAGAGGATTAACAGTTGCAGAACTTACTGACTTAAGGAATAAGGTTGAAAAAGAGAAGGGTGAATTAAAAGTTGTAAAAAATAATATAATGAAGCGGGTTTTAAAAGATAAACTTATAGACGGACTTGATCCTTATCTTTTAGGTCCAACAGCTGTTATTACTGCTGTTGATGAAGCTAATATAATTGCTAAGATTTTTTATGATTTTACTAAAAATACTACTTTAAAGGTTAAAGGAGGTTTTGTTTTAGGAGAAATCTATAATGAGGCTAAACTTAATGCATATAGTAAACTTCCTACTAAGAAAGAAGCTATTTCGTTGTTTATCAGTGTGCTTAAAGCACCAATTTCAAAACTTGCAAGAACTTTAAAAGCTGTATCTGATGTTAAAGTTTAA
- the rpoB gene encoding DNA-directed RNA polymerase subunit beta, which translates to MIKRVYLGQGKVEEILDLPNLIEIQLNSYEKFLQLKRLKNNKPLLNEGLESVFRDVFPMKSSNGEVVLEYDKYYIDNDSISFTEKECKRKGQSYEAVLKIRLNLQFLATGEIRQKDVYMGTIPLMTDRGTFIVNGAERVIVSQIHRSPGVVFYKEKDLYYARIIPYRGSWLEFEIDSKKDYLYVKIDRKKRILVTLFLRALGLDTREKIIETFYKIKKIEVNENTKREITGQYLAVDVDIKENMNYRAGDKITLQDIEDFLQHGVKDIYLIDFEGYDSVPGKRLISSNIILNCFEKEDAYFPLKDGVKELSREAVMLAVYSVLLPGEPISVDNAENDLRTVFFSEKRYDLGHVGRYKLSKEFGLDDLTTSVLTMADIVNTISHLLRIYDGHDVLDDIDHLGNRRVRSVGELLTNIYKGAMSRVEKIARDRMSNKEVFSLKPQELISVKPIVSAVKEFFATSQLSQFMDQVNPLAELTHKRRLNALGPGGLSRDRAGFEVRDVHYTHYGRMCPIETPEGPNIGLIVSLATYAKVNDYGFLETPYRKVINGKVTNEIKYLSAIDEEKKCIAQANAVVNADGNYVNNLISVRVSGDYTTMVPENIDYMDVSPRQLISVSSALIPFLEHNDANRALMGSNMQRQAVPLLFPQPPIVGTGMERIVAQDSGVVVKVKRSGIVVLATSNKIVIKPDDASGNNDLDEYELAKYERTNQDTSFNQSVLVKEGQVVSKGEIIADGPATRYGELALGNNLLVGFIPWNGFNYEDAILISERIVKEDLYTSVHIKEFSIEVRETKLGPEKVTADIPNVSGKILSKLDENGIVRIGTYVKPGDILIGKVTPKSEGDITPEFRLLTSIFGEKAKDVKNNSLKVPHGTEGTVIDVQRITKDDVGNMPPGVDEILKVYIAKKRKLKEGDKMAGRHGNKGVVAKVLPVEDMPYLADGTPLDICLNPLGVPSRMNIGQLMESQLGLAGKYLGEYYDVPVFESATNECIQEKLTKAGFHETSKAILYDGYTGEPFENEVMVGIIYMLKLHHLVDDKMHARSTGPYSLVSQQPLGGKAQFGGQRLGEMEVWALEAYGAAHTLQELLTVKSDDMSGRVKIYENIVKGIPTNVSGIPESFNVLMQELRGLGFDLSIYDDNENQIPLTEKEEELINKT; encoded by the coding sequence ATGATAAAAAGGGTTTATCTAGGACAAGGAAAAGTAGAAGAAATCTTAGACTTACCTAATTTAATAGAAATACAATTGAATTCGTATGAGAAATTTTTACAGCTTAAGAGATTAAAGAATAATAAACCTTTGCTTAATGAAGGCCTTGAATCTGTTTTTAGGGATGTTTTTCCTATGAAAAGTAGCAATGGTGAGGTTGTACTTGAATATGATAAATACTACATTGACAATGATTCTATTAGTTTTACTGAAAAGGAATGCAAAAGAAAGGGTCAAAGTTATGAGGCTGTGTTAAAAATAAGATTAAATTTGCAATTTTTAGCAACAGGAGAGATAAGACAAAAAGATGTCTATATGGGAACTATTCCTTTAATGACTGATAGAGGGACTTTTATTGTTAATGGTGCTGAGAGAGTAATTGTATCTCAGATTCACAGATCTCCTGGGGTTGTTTTTTATAAGGAAAAAGATTTATATTATGCTCGTATTATTCCTTATCGTGGTTCTTGGTTGGAATTTGAGATTGATTCAAAAAAAGATTACCTTTATGTTAAGATAGACAGAAAAAAAAGAATACTTGTTACTCTGTTCTTAAGAGCCTTGGGACTTGATACTAGAGAAAAAATAATTGAAACTTTTTACAAAATAAAAAAAATTGAGGTAAATGAAAATACTAAAAGAGAAATCACAGGTCAATACTTAGCAGTAGATGTTGATATAAAAGAAAATATGAATTATCGGGCAGGTGATAAAATAACTTTGCAAGATATTGAGGATTTTCTACAACATGGAGTAAAAGATATATATCTTATTGATTTTGAAGGGTATGACAGTGTTCCGGGAAAACGTTTGATTAGTTCAAATATTATTTTGAATTGTTTTGAGAAAGAAGATGCTTATTTTCCTTTAAAAGATGGTGTTAAAGAACTTTCAAGAGAAGCTGTGATGCTTGCAGTTTATAGTGTGCTTTTACCTGGTGAGCCAATATCTGTTGATAATGCTGAGAATGACTTAAGAACTGTATTTTTTTCAGAGAAAAGATATGATCTTGGTCATGTTGGAAGATACAAGCTTTCTAAAGAATTTGGTCTTGATGATCTTACTACTTCAGTTCTTACTATGGCAGATATAGTAAATACAATATCCCATCTTTTAAGGATATATGATGGACATGATGTTCTTGATGATATTGATCATCTTGGAAATAGAAGAGTTCGTTCTGTTGGTGAGTTGCTTACAAATATATATAAGGGCGCAATGTCCAGGGTAGAGAAAATTGCAAGAGATAGGATGTCTAATAAAGAGGTATTTAGTCTTAAGCCTCAAGAGTTGATTAGTGTTAAACCCATTGTTTCTGCTGTTAAAGAATTTTTTGCAACTAGCCAGCTTTCACAGTTTATGGATCAAGTTAATCCATTGGCTGAATTAACACATAAAAGGCGTCTTAATGCTTTGGGTCCTGGAGGACTCTCAAGAGATCGAGCAGGTTTTGAAGTGAGAGATGTTCATTATACGCATTATGGTAGAATGTGTCCTATTGAAACTCCTGAAGGGCCAAATATTGGTCTTATTGTTTCTTTGGCTACTTATGCTAAGGTGAATGATTATGGTTTCTTAGAAACTCCTTATCGAAAAGTTATTAATGGTAAGGTTACTAATGAGATCAAGTATTTATCAGCAATCGATGAGGAAAAAAAATGTATTGCTCAGGCAAATGCTGTTGTTAATGCTGATGGTAATTATGTTAATAATTTAATTTCTGTTAGGGTTTCTGGTGATTATACTACAATGGTTCCTGAAAATATTGATTATATGGATGTTTCACCTAGACAATTAATTTCTGTTTCTTCAGCATTAATACCTTTCCTTGAACATAATGATGCAAACCGTGCTCTTATGGGTTCAAATATGCAACGTCAAGCAGTTCCTTTATTATTTCCACAGCCACCTATTGTTGGTACTGGCATGGAAAGGATAGTTGCACAGGATTCTGGGGTTGTTGTTAAAGTAAAGCGGTCAGGTATAGTGGTATTAGCAACAAGTAACAAAATAGTAATCAAGCCCGATGATGCATCTGGTAATAATGATTTGGATGAATATGAACTTGCAAAATATGAAAGAACTAATCAGGATACTTCTTTTAATCAATCAGTTTTAGTTAAAGAAGGTCAAGTAGTTAGTAAGGGTGAAATAATTGCTGATGGACCTGCTACTAGATATGGGGAATTGGCACTTGGAAATAATCTGTTAGTTGGTTTTATTCCTTGGAACGGATTTAATTATGAGGATGCTATATTAATTTCTGAGCGTATTGTAAAAGAAGATCTTTATACCTCGGTGCATATTAAAGAATTTAGTATTGAAGTAAGAGAAACTAAGCTTGGACCTGAGAAAGTTACAGCTGATATTCCTAATGTTAGTGGAAAAATATTAAGTAAGCTTGATGAGAATGGAATTGTGAGAATAGGGACTTATGTAAAGCCAGGTGATATATTAATTGGTAAAGTAACACCAAAGTCAGAAGGAGATATTACTCCTGAATTTAGGCTTTTGACATCTATTTTTGGAGAAAAAGCAAAAGATGTTAAAAATAATTCACTTAAAGTGCCACATGGTACTGAGGGTACTGTAATTGATGTTCAAAGAATTACTAAGGATGATGTTGGTAATATGCCACCTGGTGTTGATGAAATACTTAAAGTTTATATTGCTAAGAAAAGAAAACTTAAAGAAGGGGATAAGATGGCTGGCCGACATGGTAATAAGGGTGTAGTTGCAAAAGTGCTTCCAGTTGAGGATATGCCATATCTTGCGGATGGAACTCCTCTTGATATATGTTTAAATCCTTTAGGAGTGCCATCTCGTATGAATATTGGACAGTTAATGGAGTCTCAGCTTGGTCTTGCTGGTAAATATCTTGGTGAGTATTATGATGTTCCTGTTTTTGAATCTGCTACAAATGAATGTATACAAGAAAAGTTAACAAAAGCTGGATTTCATGAAACATCAAAAGCAATTTTATATGATGGATATACGGGTGAACCATTTGAAAATGAAGTAATGGTAGGAATTATATATATGCTCAAGTTGCATCATCTTGTTGATGATAAGATGCATGCAAGATCTACAGGGCCTTATTCACTTGTTTCTCAGCAACCTCTTGGAGGAAAAGCACAATTTGGTGGTCAAAGACTTGGTGAGATGGAAGTTTGGGCACTTGAAGCTTATGGAGCTGCTCATACTCTGCAAGAGCTCTTAACTGTAAAATCAGATGATATGTCAGGTAGAGTTAAGATATATGAAAATATAGTTAAGGGTATTCCTACCAATGTATCTGGCATTCCTGAATCTTTCAATGTTTTGATGCAGGAGTTAAGGGGTCTAGGATTTGATTTATCAATTTATGATGATAATGAAAATCAAATTCCTTTAACAGAAAAGGAAGAGGAATTGATTAATAAAACTTAG